CCTCCGTCAGCTCCAGCACCCGCCAGGCCAGGCCCTCGTCGGTGATGAGCACGTCCTGGTACCCCGTCGAGATGACGGCCAGGGCCGCCTCGGCCTTGCTCCGGCCGCCACCGACCACCACCACCTGGCCGCAGTGGGCCAGGTCCTCCACCCTCAAGCCGAAGCTGGCGGTCTGGTAGACCGGCTGGCCCTGCCGGTTGAAGTAGTAGCCGAAGGCCTCGCCCACCGCCCCCCGCTCCCGCAACCGGGCCGTCTCGGCCGGCCCCAGCCGGCGCCGCCGGGCCATCTCCTCGGCCGTGCCGACGCCGTGCAGGACGATGTCGGCCCGCCGGATGAGATCCAGGATCTCCCGCACCTGCGGCTGGGAGGCGACCGTCTCCACCGCCTCCTCGGGCAGATCGTCGGGGACGTGCAGCAGCCGGTAGTTTGCCCGCAGGCGCCGGGCGATCTCGGCGGCGATGGTGTTGGCCTGCAGCTCCACGTCCTCGCCCAATCCGCCCCGCCCCGGCACCACCGTGATGCCCAGCGGCACGCTCTCCTCGGGAAGGCTCAGCGCCACCTCGGCCAGGGTGCTGCCGCCCGTCACCGCCAGCACCTGCCCCTCCCGCAGCACCTCCTTGAGGAAACGGGCCGTGGCCCGGGCGATCTCCTTCTTGGAGGTATCATCGACGTCAGCGTCACCCGGCACCACGATGACCCGCTGCAGCCCCAGCCGGCGGGCCAGGCGCTGCTCGACGTCGGCCAGGCCTCGGAGCTCTCGCACCAGATCCTTGAGATCGTTGAGCAAGCGCTGCCCGGCCTCGCTCACCCGCATCCCGTCGGCGGCCAGATCCAGGAAGCCCTGATGGCGCAGGAAGTCGACCTCGTTGCGTACCATGCGCTCGGGCCAGTGGAGCCGGGCCGCGAGCCCCCGCCGACCGACCGGCTGCAAAAACGCCACGTTGCGCAAGACGATGTAACGGCGCTCGATGACCTCCGACAGCTCCGGCGCGACCTTGAGGATGACCGAAAGTGGTTGTCCCATCCCCTCCGAGCCTTCCCCGTATAGCGTACGCCGGCCCTCGCGGCCGCGGCAGGGACGTTTGCCGCCAAGAGGGACTGGAAATGTCCCGAAATCGGCACGCGAAACGGCCGCCGCCGGCCGGACCCGCCCCGCGCGCACGGCCGTCTCCCCCCGGCGCCATCCTGCCTGGGCTGTACGCCGCATACCCGCCCAATTCCTGCCTGCGGGCCCCAGGGGGGCATGGACGGCGGCTCAGAGCGCCACGGCGACGCGCCGCCGGCTGGCGGGACGGCGGGGGTGCTGGGCCCTGGCCAGCACCTCGTCGACGGTCAGGTGACTGCCCGGCGGCGCCAGATCCCGCCCCAAGGCCGCCAGGGCGGCCACGGCCTCGGCCAGCCGCACCGAGTCGTGACGCACCACGTGGGTGTGGGAGACCAGGGGCCCGCTCACCACCACCAGCCCCATGCCGGTGAGGCGCTCCACGTCGGCCTCGACGGGGCGCGCGCCCTCGGCCATGTAGCGGCGCAGCAGCCCCTCGGGCACCTGTGCCGTGTTGACCAGCACGCAGTCGACGAGGCCCGGGCCACCGCCGTGGTCCAGCAGGGCCCGCACGTGATCGGAGGCCCGGTAGTCGTCGGTCTCCCCCGGCTGGGTCATGACGTTGCAGACGTAGACCCGCAGGGCCGGCGTGGCGCGCACGGTGGCCGCCAGGTCGCGCACCAGCAGGTTGGGGATGACGCTGGTGTAGAGGCTGCCGGGGCCCAGCACCACGATGTCGGCCTCCAGGATGGCCTGCAGCGCCTCGGGCACCGCCGGCACGTCGGGCGGCACCAGCGCGATGCGCCGGATGGGCTTGCGCTGGCGGGGGATGGCGCTCTCCCCCGTCACCGTGCTGCCGTCGGCCAACTCCGCCCGGAGCTGCACCGACGCCAGCGTCGAGGGCAGCACCTGCCCCCGCACGGCCAGCACCCGGCTGAACTGGCGGATGGCCTCCTGGAAGTCGCCGGTGATCTCCGACATGGCGGCGATGAAGAGGTTGCCGAAGGTGTGCCCCGACAGCCCCTCGCCCCGGGTGAAGCGGTACTGGAA
This genomic interval from Limnochorda sp. LNt contains the following:
- a CDS encoding gluconeogenesis factor YvcK family protein; the encoded protein is MPCWWARSGRAWAAGRADWALAAVAVGAGMAAVAVRRTVVTVAGTLAPHPTRPLLDVLRERRIRERGPRTVAVGGGTGLSTLLRGMKFHSDHLTAVVTVADDGGSSGRLREEMGILPPGDVRNTLVAMADTEPLLERLFQYRFTRGEGLSGHTFGNLFIAAMSEITGDFQEAIRQFSRVLAVRGQVLPSTLASVQLRAELADGSTVTGESAIPRQRKPIRRIALVPPDVPAVPEALQAILEADIVVLGPGSLYTSVIPNLLVRDLAATVRATPALRVYVCNVMTQPGETDDYRASDHVRALLDHGGGPGLVDCVLVNTAQVPEGLLRRYMAEGARPVEADVERLTGMGLVVVSGPLVSHTHVVRHDSVRLAEAVAALAALGRDLAPPGSHLTVDEVLARAQHPRRPASRRRVAVAL
- a CDS encoding sugar-binding transcriptional regulator, with translation MGQPLSVILKVAPELSEVIERRYIVLRNVAFLQPVGRRGLAARLHWPERMVRNEVDFLRHQGFLDLAADGMRVSEAGQRLLNDLKDLVRELRGLADVEQRLARRLGLQRVIVVPGDADVDDTSKKEIARATARFLKEVLREGQVLAVTGGSTLAEVALSLPEESVPLGITVVPGRGGLGEDVELQANTIAAEIARRLRANYRLLHVPDDLPEEAVETVASQPQVREILDLIRRADIVLHGVGTAEEMARRRRLGPAETARLRERGAVGEAFGYYFNRQGQPVYQTASFGLRVEDLAHCGQVVVVGGGRSKAEAALAVISTGYQDVLITDEGLAWRVLELTEGPRSEEMAAATSASR